In Drosophila nasuta strain 15112-1781.00 chromosome 2R, ASM2355853v1, whole genome shotgun sequence, a single genomic region encodes these proteins:
- the LOC132786952 gene encoding cAMP-dependent protein kinase catalytic subunit 2 isoform X4, giving the protein MVANCSPIIAMSSILCPRVRKFNEKQSRFYGAQVLLALEYLHHMNLVYRDLKPENILMDAKGYIKVTDFGFTKRVDNRTSTLCGTPEYLAPEIIQLKPYNKSVDWWAFGVLLYEFVVGQSPFSMHNRDVILMYSKICMGEMRLPSFFTAQLKNLIENLMQVEPSKRLGNAVEGSSDIKNHPWFQGVDWFVLLNQEINPPYIPTVSNIEDLSNFENFEPKSKVKSKINRHPDLFNNF; this is encoded by the exons ATGGTGGCGAACTGTTCACCTATCATCGCAA TGTCCTCAATCCTTTGCCCAAGAGTGCGCAAGTTCAATGAGAAGCAATCCCGTTTCTATGGAGCCCAAGTGTTGCTTGCTCTCGAGTATCTGCATCACATGAATCTCGTGTATCGCGATCTCAAGCCTGAGAACATACTGATGGATGCCAAGGGTTACATCAAGGTGACGGATTTCGGTTTCACCAAG CGCGTTGATAATCGCACCAGCACTTTGTGCGGAACACCTGAATATCTGGCACCGGAAATCATTCAGCTGAAGCCGTACAATAAGTCTGTGGATTGGTGGGCGTTCGGTGTATTGCTGTATGAATTTGTTGTCGGTCAATCGCCATTCTCGATGCACAATCGCGATGTCATTTTGATGTACTCGAAAATCTGCATGGGCGAGATGCGTTTGCCATCATTTTTCACTGCCCAATTGAAGAATCTCATTGAGAATCTCATGCAGGTGGAACCCTCAAAGCG TTTAGGTAACGCGGTCGAAGGATCGTCGGACATTAAGAATCATCCGTGGTTTCAGGGCGTTGATTGGTTTGTGCTGCTTAATCAGGAGATAAATCCTCCGTATATTCCTACTGTGTCAAATATTGAAGATTTGTCAAATTTCGAGAATTTCGAACCAAAATCGAAAGTGAAGTCCAAAATAAATCGCCATCCAGacttgtttaataatttttaa
- the LOC132786952 gene encoding cAMP-dependent protein kinase catalytic subunit 2 isoform X2, with product MSNQHLQPYFNSKDDYTTILDNLKTEFDERWQHQEPSPYTNLESYVQRAILGNGSFGTVMLVREKHGKNYYAAKMMNKDDLVRLKQINHVHNEKTVLSAVRFPFLVHLIDSTKDFDYLYLVLPFVNGGELFTYHRKVRKFNEKQSRFYGAQVLLALEYLHHMNLVYRDLKPENILMDAKGYIKVTDFGFTKRVDNRTSTLCGTPEYLAPEIIQLKPYNKSVDWWAFGVLLYEFVVGQSPFSMHNRDVILMYSKICMGEMRLPSFFTAQLKNLIENLMQVEPSKR from the exons ATGAGTAACCAGCACCTGCAGCCATATTTCAATTCTAAGGACGACTATACTACCATACTCGATAATCTCAAGACAGAGTTCGACGAACGTTGGCAGCACCAAGAACCATCGCCATACACAAATCTAGAGAGTTATGTGCAACGCGCCATTTTAGGCAATGGCAGCTTTGGCACCGTT aTGCTAGTCAGGGAAAAGCATGGAAAGAATTATTATGCGGCCAAAATGATGAACAAGGATGATCTGGTTCGATTAAAGCAGATCAATCATGTTCATAACGAAAAGACTGTCCTCAGTGCTGTGCGATTTCCATTTCTGGTGCATCTAATTGATTCCACCAAGGACTTTGACTATCTCTATTTAGTTCTACCATTTGTCAATGGTGGCGAACTGTTCACCTATCATCGCAA AGTGCGCAAGTTCAATGAGAAGCAATCCCGTTTCTATGGAGCCCAAGTGTTGCTTGCTCTCGAGTATCTGCATCACATGAATCTCGTGTATCGCGATCTCAAGCCTGAGAACATACTGATGGATGCCAAGGGTTACATCAAGGTGACGGATTTCGGTTTCACCAAG CGCGTTGATAATCGCACCAGCACTTTGTGCGGAACACCTGAATATCTGGCACCGGAAATCATTCAGCTGAAGCCGTACAATAAGTCTGTGGATTGGTGGGCGTTCGGTGTATTGCTGTATGAATTTGTTGTCGGTCAATCGCCATTCTCGATGCACAATCGCGATGTCATTTTGATGTACTCGAAAATCTGCATGGGCGAGATGCGTTTGCCATCATTTTTCACTGCCCAATTGAAGAATCTCATTGAGAATCTCATGCAGGTGGAACCCTCAAAGCG GTAA
- the LOC132786952 gene encoding cAMP-dependent protein kinase catalytic subunit 2 isoform X1, with protein sequence MSNQHLQPYFNSKDDYTTILDNLKTEFDERWQHQEPSPYTNLESYVQRAILGNGSFGTVMLVREKHGKNYYAAKMMNKDDLVRLKQINHVHNEKTVLSAVRFPFLVHLIDSTKDFDYLYLVLPFVNGGELFTYHRKVRKFNEKQSRFYGAQVLLALEYLHHMNLVYRDLKPENILMDAKGYIKVTDFGFTKRVDNRTSTLCGTPEYLAPEIIQLKPYNKSVDWWAFGVLLYEFVVGQSPFSMHNRDVILMYSKICMGEMRLPSFFTAQLKNLIENLMQVEPSKRLGNAVEGSSDIKNHPWFQGVDWFVLLNQEINPPYIPTVSNIEDLSNFENFEPKSKVKSKINRHPDLFNNF encoded by the exons ATGAGTAACCAGCACCTGCAGCCATATTTCAATTCTAAGGACGACTATACTACCATACTCGATAATCTCAAGACAGAGTTCGACGAACGTTGGCAGCACCAAGAACCATCGCCATACACAAATCTAGAGAGTTATGTGCAACGCGCCATTTTAGGCAATGGCAGCTTTGGCACCGTT aTGCTAGTCAGGGAAAAGCATGGAAAGAATTATTATGCGGCCAAAATGATGAACAAGGATGATCTGGTTCGATTAAAGCAGATCAATCATGTTCATAACGAAAAGACTGTCCTCAGTGCTGTGCGATTTCCATTTCTGGTGCATCTAATTGATTCCACCAAGGACTTTGACTATCTCTATTTAGTTCTACCATTTGTCAATGGTGGCGAACTGTTCACCTATCATCGCAA AGTGCGCAAGTTCAATGAGAAGCAATCCCGTTTCTATGGAGCCCAAGTGTTGCTTGCTCTCGAGTATCTGCATCACATGAATCTCGTGTATCGCGATCTCAAGCCTGAGAACATACTGATGGATGCCAAGGGTTACATCAAGGTGACGGATTTCGGTTTCACCAAG CGCGTTGATAATCGCACCAGCACTTTGTGCGGAACACCTGAATATCTGGCACCGGAAATCATTCAGCTGAAGCCGTACAATAAGTCTGTGGATTGGTGGGCGTTCGGTGTATTGCTGTATGAATTTGTTGTCGGTCAATCGCCATTCTCGATGCACAATCGCGATGTCATTTTGATGTACTCGAAAATCTGCATGGGCGAGATGCGTTTGCCATCATTTTTCACTGCCCAATTGAAGAATCTCATTGAGAATCTCATGCAGGTGGAACCCTCAAAGCG TTTAGGTAACGCGGTCGAAGGATCGTCGGACATTAAGAATCATCCGTGGTTTCAGGGCGTTGATTGGTTTGTGCTGCTTAATCAGGAGATAAATCCTCCGTATATTCCTACTGTGTCAAATATTGAAGATTTGTCAAATTTCGAGAATTTCGAACCAAAATCGAAAGTGAAGTCCAAAATAAATCGCCATCCAGacttgtttaataatttttaa
- the LOC132786323 gene encoding uncharacterized protein LOC132786323, producing MKAAILLLVCFSSQIFSLPSPAKEEPLPNWFASEASQLIATQLLKFNKDIDANQVHSPLGVASILAVLAEASEGETYEEFAKVFGFPKEREALRAAFAGILSGYQNRDAAVPLPSFQTWFYVYRNNSVKEDYKQLLQRHYYVEVKDINRQEYDWSEPNTSLQLEGNEQEAAANTEPSNSKDVIGFETLKRIKLDDDDALAPSSDTYGEEVLNKEASKFDRDIDDKQYVEKPVALAERERELTTEESATAVNDAVTVEKQEKPADIPLNMLENAGDKQQNKRSESNEQNPNVEENETVQEDEKLNKPLIELSPNPVTAGEPEKVRLPLQKLENAVKTMVKEGADEIMIALESHLSSVARFYSGRSLFRRDDIASALSANSITGRALGSKSKMLLFNGLYYRGSWAQPFYQLRDGSDEFFFMTNEDAMKTPMMHARGKFRVAELPHLKARLLSLPYENARYSLCIVLPNDSEGLSDVIAQLQPSDYKYAREHVEEKELHVTLPKFQAEETSRSEAMLKQLGLQRLFSRNDAQLGLLSDDEDLHVDEIVQFVNVRVDEGGSSANSLSAATMQARSPNAAPEDEGLPVPEPEPEPAGVERFDVNHPFAYFILDCEQQFVLASGKVYAPEFKDDLPPVEIEVELEQS from the exons ATGAAAGCTGCAATCTTGCTGCTCGTCTGCTTCAGCAGTCAGATCTTTTCGCTTCCTTCGCCGGCCAAGGAGGAACCGCTGCCCAATTGGTTTGCCAGCGAGGCCTCGCAGCTGATTGCCACACAGCTGCTCAAGTTCAACAAAGACATCGATGCCAATCAGGTGCACTCACCACTCGGTGTTGCTTCCATACTAGCTGTGCTTGCCGAGGCTTCTGAGGGCGAGACCTATGAGGAGTTTGCCAAAGTCTTTGGTTTCCCCAAGGAGCGTGAGGCGCTGAGAGCCGCATTCGCTGGCATCTTGTCTGGCTATCAGAATCGTGATGCTGCTGTGCCGTTGCCCTCGTTCCAGACCTGGTTCTATGTGTATCGCAACAACAGCGTGAAGGAGGATTataagcagctgctgcagcgtcACTACTACGTCGAGGTGAAGGACATCAATCGGCAGGAGTACGACTGGAGTGAGCCCAACACTTCCCTTCAGCTGGAGGGCAATGAGCAGGAAGCTGCCGCCAACACCGagcccagcaacagcaaagatGTCATTGGCTTCGAGACGCTGAAGCGTATCAAATTGGACGATGATGATGCGCTGGCGCCCAGCAGCGATACCTATGGCGAGGAAGTGCTGAACAAGGAAGCGTCTAAGTTTGATCGCGACATCGATGACAAGCAGTATGTGGAAAAAccagttgctttggctgaacGCGAGCGTGAACTGACCACCGAGGAGTCGGCAACGGCAGTCAACGATGCGGTGACAGtggaaaaacaagaaaaaccaGCTGATATCCCGCTGAACATGCTGGAAAATGCTGGCGATAAGCAGCAGAACAAACGCAGCGAGAGCAACGAACAGAACCCCAATGTGGAGGAGAACGAAACGGTGCAGGAGGATGAAAAGCTGAACAAGCCGCTGATCGAGTTGAGTCCCAATCCAGTGACCGCTGGTGAACCCGAGAAGGTGCGTCTGCCGCTGCAGAAACTGGAAAATGCCGTGAAAACCATGGTCAAGGAGGGAGCCGATGAGATTATGATTGCCCTCGAGTCGCATCTGAGTTCGGTGGCGCGC TTCTACAGCGGTCGCAGCTTGTTCCGTCGTGATGATATCGCCTCCGCTTTGAGCGCCAACTCCATCACAGGTCGTGCTTTGGGCTCCAAGTCCAAGATGCTGCTCTTCAACGGTCTTTACTACCGCGGCAGCTGGGCGCAACCTTTCTATCAGCTGCGTGATGGCAGCGACGAGTTCTTCTTCATGACCAACGAAGACGCCATGAAGACACCCATGATGCATGCGCGTGGCAAGTTCCGTGTGGCCGAGTTACCACATTTGAAGGCGCGTCTGCTGTCGTTACCCTACGAGAATGCCCGCTATAGTCTGTGCATTGTGCTTCCCAATGATTCGGAGGGACTCAGCGATGTCATCGCTCAGCTGCAGCCCAGCGATTACAAATATGCACGCGAGCATGTGGAGGAGAAGGAACTGCATGTAACGCTGCCCAAGTTCCAGGCCGAGGAGACATCGCGTTCGGAGGCAATGCTTAAGCAGCTGGGACTACAGCGTCTCTTCTCGCGCAACGATGCCCAGCTGGGTTTGCTTTCTGATGACGAGGATCTGCATGTGGATGAGATTGTGCAGTTTGTCAATGTGCGTGTGGATGAAGGTGGCAGCAGTGCCAACTCTTTGTCGGCGGCCACAATGCAGGCAAGATCTCCAAATGCTGCGCCAGAAGATGAAGGTTTGCCTGTGCCCGAGCCTGAGCCTGAGCCAGCTGGTGTTGAGCGTTTCGATGTGAATCATCCATTTGCTTACTTCATTTTGGATTGCGAACAGCAGTTTGTGCTTGCCTCGGGCAAAGTTTATGCACCGGAGTTCAAGGATGATCTGCCACCCGTGGAAATCGAGGTGGAGTTGGAGCAATCATAG
- the LOC132786952 gene encoding cAMP-dependent protein kinase catalytic subunit 2 isoform X5, whose translation MVANCSPIIAMRKFNEKQSRFYGAQVLLALEYLHHMNLVYRDLKPENILMDAKGYIKVTDFGFTKRVDNRTSTLCGTPEYLAPEIIQLKPYNKSVDWWAFGVLLYEFVVGQSPFSMHNRDVILMYSKICMGEMRLPSFFTAQLKNLIENLMQVEPSKRLGNAVEGSSDIKNHPWFQGVDWFVLLNQEINPPYIPTVSNIEDLSNFENFEPKSKVKSKINRHPDLFNNF comes from the exons ATGGTGGCGAACTGTTCACCTATCATCGCAA TGCGCAAGTTCAATGAGAAGCAATCCCGTTTCTATGGAGCCCAAGTGTTGCTTGCTCTCGAGTATCTGCATCACATGAATCTCGTGTATCGCGATCTCAAGCCTGAGAACATACTGATGGATGCCAAGGGTTACATCAAGGTGACGGATTTCGGTTTCACCAAG CGCGTTGATAATCGCACCAGCACTTTGTGCGGAACACCTGAATATCTGGCACCGGAAATCATTCAGCTGAAGCCGTACAATAAGTCTGTGGATTGGTGGGCGTTCGGTGTATTGCTGTATGAATTTGTTGTCGGTCAATCGCCATTCTCGATGCACAATCGCGATGTCATTTTGATGTACTCGAAAATCTGCATGGGCGAGATGCGTTTGCCATCATTTTTCACTGCCCAATTGAAGAATCTCATTGAGAATCTCATGCAGGTGGAACCCTCAAAGCG TTTAGGTAACGCGGTCGAAGGATCGTCGGACATTAAGAATCATCCGTGGTTTCAGGGCGTTGATTGGTTTGTGCTGCTTAATCAGGAGATAAATCCTCCGTATATTCCTACTGTGTCAAATATTGAAGATTTGTCAAATTTCGAGAATTTCGAACCAAAATCGAAAGTGAAGTCCAAAATAAATCGCCATCCAGacttgtttaataatttttaa
- the LOC132786324 gene encoding cAMP-dependent protein kinase catalytic subunit 2, giving the protein MGRTSASELQYFSPKVDYAVILSKMKDDFSKKYSRNTPSPTTGLEGYIIKATLGSGSFGKVQLIKEKDGDAYYASKQLSKDQIVKTKQIVHVMSEKRVLNSIRFPFTIHLIASYKDNDSLYLIIPLILGGELFTYHRKSRKFSEKQARFYAAQVFLALEYLHYCSLLYRDLKPENIMIDRNGYLKVTDFGFAKRVETRTMTLCGTPEYLPPEIIQSKPYGTSVDWWAFGVLIYEFVCGHSPFASHNRDVMVMYNKICEGEYKMPSSLSGALRHLIDHLLQVDLSKRFGNLINGNRDIKDHEWFKEIDWIPLLNQTVPAPYLPAISDAEDISNFDKQSEGKQKAKAKTMRHEEAFADF; this is encoded by the exons ATGGGTCGAACATCCGCATCTGAGCTGCAATACTTTAGTCCCAAAGTTGATTATGCCGTCATATTGAGTAAGATGAAAGATGACTTTAGCAAGAAATATTCACGTAATACGCCATCGCCAACAACGGGTCTCGAGGGTTACATTATAAAAGCCACGCTGGGCTCTGGCTCCTTTGGCAAGGTGCAGCTGATCAAGGAGAAGGATGGCGATGCTTATTATGCCTCCAAACAGTTGAGCAAGGATCAAATTGTAAAGACCAAACAGATTGTGCATGTGATGAGCGAGAAGCGAGTGCTAAACTCGATACGTTTTCCATTTACAATACATTTGATTGCGTCGTATAAGGATAACGACAGTTTGTATTTGATTATTCCACTTATACTGGGAGGTGAACTCTTTACCTATCATCGCAA ATCTCGTAAATTCTCGGAGAAACAAGCGCGCTTCTATGCTGCTCAGGTGTTTCTGGCCTTAGAGTATTTGCACTATTGCAGCTTGCTCTATCGCGATCTTAAGCCAGAGAATATTATGATTGACAGAAATGGCTACCTGAAAGTCACTGACTTTGGCTTTGCAAAG AGAGTAGAAACACGTACCATGACGCTGTGTGGCACTCCTGAGTATTTGCCACCAGAGATCATTCAATCGAAGCCTTATGGCACAAGTGTGGATTGGTGGGCATTTGGTGTCTTGATCTATGAATTTGTTTGCGGCCATTCGCCGTTTGCCTCGCATAATCGTGATGTTATGGTGATGTACAATAAGATCTGTGAGGGTGAATATAAAATGCCCAGCTCATTATCCGGTGCGTTGCGTCATCTGATTGATCATCTGTTGCAAGTGGATCTATCAAAGCG TTTTGGTAATTTGATTAATGGCAACCGGGATATCAAGGATCACGAGTGGTTCAAGGAAATCGATTGGATACCGCTGCTGAATCAAACTGTTCCAGCTCCTTATTTGCCCGCCATTTCAGACGCTGAGGATATTTCCAATTTTGACAAGCAATCGGAGGGCAAACAAAAAGCCAAGGCTAAAACAATGCGACACGAGGAAGCCTTTGCAGACTTCTAa
- the LOC132786952 gene encoding cAMP-dependent protein kinase catalytic subunit 2 isoform X3: MVANCSPIIAITVSSILCPRVRKFNEKQSRFYGAQVLLALEYLHHMNLVYRDLKPENILMDAKGYIKVTDFGFTKRVDNRTSTLCGTPEYLAPEIIQLKPYNKSVDWWAFGVLLYEFVVGQSPFSMHNRDVILMYSKICMGEMRLPSFFTAQLKNLIENLMQVEPSKRLGNAVEGSSDIKNHPWFQGVDWFVLLNQEINPPYIPTVSNIEDLSNFENFEPKSKVKSKINRHPDLFNNF, from the exons ATGGTGGCGAACTGTTCACCTATCATCGCAA TCACAGTGTCCTCAATCCTTTGCCCAAGAGTGCGCAAGTTCAATGAGAAGCAATCCCGTTTCTATGGAGCCCAAGTGTTGCTTGCTCTCGAGTATCTGCATCACATGAATCTCGTGTATCGCGATCTCAAGCCTGAGAACATACTGATGGATGCCAAGGGTTACATCAAGGTGACGGATTTCGGTTTCACCAAG CGCGTTGATAATCGCACCAGCACTTTGTGCGGAACACCTGAATATCTGGCACCGGAAATCATTCAGCTGAAGCCGTACAATAAGTCTGTGGATTGGTGGGCGTTCGGTGTATTGCTGTATGAATTTGTTGTCGGTCAATCGCCATTCTCGATGCACAATCGCGATGTCATTTTGATGTACTCGAAAATCTGCATGGGCGAGATGCGTTTGCCATCATTTTTCACTGCCCAATTGAAGAATCTCATTGAGAATCTCATGCAGGTGGAACCCTCAAAGCG TTTAGGTAACGCGGTCGAAGGATCGTCGGACATTAAGAATCATCCGTGGTTTCAGGGCGTTGATTGGTTTGTGCTGCTTAATCAGGAGATAAATCCTCCGTATATTCCTACTGTGTCAAATATTGAAGATTTGTCAAATTTCGAGAATTTCGAACCAAAATCGAAAGTGAAGTCCAAAATAAATCGCCATCCAGacttgtttaataatttttaa